Part of the Kiritimatiellia bacterium genome is shown below.
GAGAATCGAACCTTTTAATCAAATGGGCACCCCCTCCGAAATCATCAGGATTTTCGGGGGCCGGGACCAATATCTTCATGCCGTCGTGGAATTGGAAAACGAGCTTTATGCCGTGGCGTAAAGAGAATTGATGAAAAACATCGGGAATATCATAAAAACACTGCAGAACATCATGCGCAAAGACCCGGGCGTCTCCGGCGACGCCCAGCGCATCGAGCAGTTGGGCTGGATGATCAGTCTCAAGATTCTTGACGACAAGGACAAGGAGTTGGAGCTTCTTAATGAAAAATACGTTTCCCCGATTCCCAAAAAACTGCAGTGGCGCAATTGGGCGGCGGATGACGAGGGCATGACCGGCGATGAGCTTAAAAGCTTTGTTGACGGCGCGCTGATGCCCAGGCTTAAAAATCTTGACGTGAGTTCCGGCAACAAACGCGCGCTCATTATCCGAGAGATATTCGACGGCACGAATAACTACATGAAAAACGGGACGATCATCCGCCAGGTAGTCAACGCGTTGAACCAGATTGATTTCAACAAGGCGGAGGACCGGCACGTGTTCGGCGATATTTACGAAACTATTCTGCGCGACCTGCAAAGCGCCGGCAATTACGGGGAGTTTTACACTCCCCGCGCCTTGACCGAGTTCGTCGCTGAAATGATCAATCCCCGGCTGGGCGAAAAAGTCCTGGACCCCGCCTGCGGCACGGGCGGATTCCTCACCAGCGCAATCGAAAACATCCGGAAACAGGATGTCAAGGGAGTTGAGGACCTCAAGATGCTGGAAAAAACGATCCACGGCATGGAATTCAAACCACTGCCCTTCATGCTGTGCGTCACCAATTTGATCCTGCACGATATCGAAGTGCCCAACGTGGACTATACCGACAGTTTGAACCGGGAATACACTTCCATCGGCCAGAAAGACCGGGTTGACGTCATCTTGGCCAATCCGCCTTTTGGCGCCTCGGTTACCGACGGCGCGGAGACCAACTTTCCCCTGAATTTTCGCACCACGGAAAGCGCGGACCTTTTCCTGATGCTTATGGCGCGGTATTTGAAAGCCGGCGGGCGCGCCGGCATAGTTCTGCCGGATGGCTCGCTTACCGGTGACGGCGTGAAACAGCGCATTCGTCAGCACTTTTTGGAAAACTGCAATCTGCATACGATTGTCCGCCTGCCGAACTCGGTTTTTCAGCCCTATGCCAGCGTCGCCACCAACCTTCTTTTCTTTGAAAAAGGCAAGTCCACAAAAGAAATCTGGTTTTGGGAGCATAAATTGCCCGAAGGCGTAAAAGCCTATAGCAAGACCAAGCCGATCCGGAAAAGCGAGTTTGACGGCCTTAAAAAGTGGTGGCGGAAACGCAGGGAAAACGAACAGGCGTGGAAAGTTTCCATGGAGGCGATCATTGCCAATGGTTATAACTTGGACATAAAGAATCCCCATGTTCCGGAGGAAGAGCAGAGCCATTCCAGCACGGAGATTGTTTCCATGCTTCATGACTCCTTCCGCAGGAGCAACGAACTCCTTGAAAGGCTGAAAAAGGAAATCGGCGATGGATAAGGATAAAAACCAGTCCAATATAATTTTCTACCAAACTGAAGACGGCCGGACAAAACTGGAAGTCCGGCTTGAAGATGAGACGGTCTGGTTGAGTCAGAAGTTGATGGCCGACCTTTTCCAAAAGGACGTGCGGACCATAAATGAACACATTCGGAATGTTTTTGAAGAAGGGGAGTTAAATCAGGCGGCAACTATCCGGAAATTCCGGATAGTTCAAAAAGAAGGTGAACGGGACGTTACCAGGGAAGTTGATTTCTACAACCTTGATGTGGTAATCTCAGTCGGCTACCGGGTCAAGTCATTGCGCGGCACACAATTCCGCATCTGGGCTACCCAGCGCCTGAAAGAATATATCGTCAAGGGTTTTACCCTGGATGACGAACGGCTTAAACAGGGTGGGCAGAAAGCAAGATATTTCCAGGAACTGCTCCAGCGCATCCGCGACATCCGCAGCAGCGAGCGCAATTTTTACCAGAAGGTAACCGATATTTACGCCACCAGCATTGATTACCGGAAAGACGACGCACTTACCCGCGAATTCTTTGCCACGGTGCAGAACAAGATGCACTATGCGGTGCACGGCCATACCGCCGCGGAAATCATCTCCGAGCGCGCCAACAGAAGGAAGCCGCTGATGGGGCTGACCAGCTTCAAAGGCAGTTACATAACCGCGCATGACGTAAAAATCGCCAAGAATTATCTCACCGAAAGCGAGCTCCGGCAATT
Proteins encoded:
- a CDS encoding N-6 DNA methylase → MKNIGNIIKTLQNIMRKDPGVSGDAQRIEQLGWMISLKILDDKDKELELLNEKYVSPIPKKLQWRNWAADDEGMTGDELKSFVDGALMPRLKNLDVSSGNKRALIIREIFDGTNNYMKNGTIIRQVVNALNQIDFNKAEDRHVFGDIYETILRDLQSAGNYGEFYTPRALTEFVAEMINPRLGEKVLDPACGTGGFLTSAIENIRKQDVKGVEDLKMLEKTIHGMEFKPLPFMLCVTNLILHDIEVPNVDYTDSLNREYTSIGQKDRVDVILANPPFGASVTDGAETNFPLNFRTTESADLFLMLMARYLKAGGRAGIVLPDGSLTGDGVKQRIRQHFLENCNLHTIVRLPNSVFQPYASVATNLLFFEKGKSTKEIWFWEHKLPEGVKAYSKTKPIRKSEFDGLKKWWRKRRENEQAWKVSMEAIIANGYNLDIKNPHVPEEEQSHSSTEIVSMLHDSFRRSNELLERLKKEIGDG
- a CDS encoding virulence RhuM family protein, with product MDKDKNQSNIIFYQTEDGRTKLEVRLEDETVWLSQKLMADLFQKDVRTINEHIRNVFEEGELNQAATIRKFRIVQKEGERDVTREVDFYNLDVVISVGYRVKSLRGTQFRIWATQRLKEYIVKGFTLDDERLKQGGQKARYFQELLQRIRDIRSSERNFYQKVTDIYATSIDYRKDDALTREFFATVQNKMHYAVHGHTAAEIISERANRRKPLMGLTSFKGSYITAHDVKIAKNYLTESELRQLNLIVSMYLDFAELQATNGRLMKMADWIAKLDDFLKLSERKLLKNAGSVSAEQAARKAEDEFEIFRKARDKNYISDFDRAVNALEQKAAKQGKKN